A single genomic interval of Bradyrhizobium sp. AZCC 1693 harbors:
- a CDS encoding flavin reductase family protein, which yields MIFDMETLEAQNRYKILTATVTPRPIAWITTVSASGVINAAPFSFFNVMGHEPPTVAIGLLAGSERFKDTAANILDTGEFVVNLVAESNAEAMNITCIDAPPEIDELTLAGLTPAASQAVRPPRIAESPVSFECRVLTSLVTGPRQTAVIGRVVRAHVDDAVILDKERCHIDTQALRLIARMHGSGWYARSTDLFQIDRQTWAAWQEKNVKATPA from the coding sequence ATGATCTTCGACATGGAGACGCTGGAGGCGCAGAACCGCTACAAGATCCTGACGGCCACGGTGACGCCGCGGCCGATCGCCTGGATCACCACGGTCTCCGCGAGCGGCGTGATCAATGCAGCGCCCTTCAGCTTCTTCAACGTGATGGGGCATGAGCCGCCTACTGTCGCGATCGGGCTGCTGGCGGGCTCTGAGCGGTTCAAGGACACCGCGGCGAATATCCTCGACACCGGCGAATTCGTCGTGAACCTGGTCGCCGAGAGCAACGCCGAGGCCATGAACATCACCTGTATCGATGCGCCGCCCGAGATCGACGAACTGACGCTGGCCGGACTGACGCCGGCGGCCTCGCAGGCGGTGCGCCCGCCGCGCATTGCGGAATCGCCGGTGTCGTTCGAATGTCGGGTCCTCACCTCGCTGGTGACGGGACCACGCCAGACCGCCGTCATCGGCCGCGTGGTCCGCGCCCATGTCGATGACGCCGTGATTTTGGACAAGGAGCGCTGTCACATCGATACGCAGGCGCTGCGTCTGATCGCCCGCATGCACGGAAGCGGCTGGTATGCGCGCTCCACCGACTTGTTCCAGATCGATCGGCAGACCTGGGCGGCGTGGCAGGAAAAGAACGTCAAGGCGACACCTGCGTAG